The Planococcus versutus genome contains a region encoding:
- a CDS encoding FadR/GntR family transcriptional regulator gives MNQSKRYLDIVRDIRDMVRQEKLKPGDRIPSERELAEKMQVGRSTLREALRSLELLGLIETRRGEGTFLSDHRNHKLVEVLSTFILQDNRSHEDVWETRLLHEIAAIQTICQNRTTSQLNIWDSLRSRLKKDGFHREDFVRELMVLSGNRLSLKIWFLLTQYSGNPYDKTVSVNEVDYMDKTLVAIEKQDTTTAVHEFKAWSDWLKKERTRNGNHT, from the coding sequence ATGAATCAATCTAAACGGTATTTGGATATAGTACGAGATATTCGTGATATGGTTCGACAAGAAAAATTAAAGCCAGGTGATCGTATTCCATCTGAAAGAGAATTGGCTGAGAAGATGCAAGTAGGTCGTTCAACTTTAAGAGAAGCATTGCGTAGTCTTGAATTACTGGGATTGATTGAAACACGCAGAGGAGAAGGCACGTTTTTGTCTGATCATCGAAACCATAAATTGGTTGAAGTTTTATCCACATTTATTTTACAAGACAACCGATCACACGAAGATGTTTGGGAAACACGATTGCTCCATGAAATTGCAGCAATCCAAACAATTTGTCAAAATCGAACAACTAGCCAATTAAATATATGGGATAGCTTGCGCTCTCGATTAAAAAAAGACGGTTTTCATCGTGAAGATTTTGTGCGAGAGTTAATGGTTTTATCCGGCAACCGATTGTCATTAAAAATCTGGTTTTTATTGACGCAATATAGCGGCAATCCATACGATAAGACGGTTTCTGTTAACGAAGTTGACTATATGGACAAAACATTAGTAGCAATTGAAAAACAAGATACAACTACAGCTGTACATGAGTTTAAAGCTTGGAGTGACTGGTTAAAAAAGGAGAGAACGCGCAATGGCAATCATACGTGA
- the accD gene encoding acetyl-CoA carboxylase, carboxyltransferase subunit beta, with the protein MAIIRDIFKRNKDSKEATMPSKSAKDVPEGLMTKCPTCKEITLTKDLEKNKKVCPKCDHHFKMTAYERINSLLDADSFESMDDHLKSENPLGFPGYTEKVEADSEKTGLNEAVLTGSGKLQGQDIVLAVMDSHFRMGSMGSVVGEKITRAIEVATDRKLPFLIFTASGGARMQEGVLSLMQMAKTSVALKRHSNEGLLFVSVLTHPTTGGVSASFASVGDINIAEPKALIGFAGRRVIEQTVREKLPEDFQTAEFLLAHGQLDAVVHRESMQQTLATIVRLHTKGAVTNG; encoded by the coding sequence ATGGCAATCATACGTGATATTTTTAAACGCAATAAAGATAGCAAAGAAGCAACTATGCCATCAAAATCTGCAAAAGATGTACCTGAAGGATTGATGACCAAATGTCCTACATGCAAAGAAATTACATTAACAAAAGACCTTGAAAAAAACAAAAAAGTTTGTCCGAAATGCGATCATCATTTTAAAATGACAGCTTACGAGCGGATTAATAGCTTGTTAGACGCTGATAGTTTTGAGTCGATGGATGATCATTTAAAATCTGAAAACCCACTTGGTTTTCCTGGGTATACAGAAAAAGTAGAAGCAGATAGCGAAAAAACAGGTTTAAATGAAGCTGTGTTAACAGGTTCAGGGAAATTGCAAGGTCAAGACATTGTCTTAGCTGTAATGGATTCACATTTCCGCATGGGATCAATGGGTTCAGTAGTAGGTGAAAAAATTACGCGAGCTATTGAAGTAGCTACAGATCGTAAATTACCGTTTCTTATTTTTACAGCAAGTGGCGGGGCTCGCATGCAAGAAGGTGTTTTGTCTTTGATGCAAATGGCAAAAACCAGTGTTGCCTTAAAACGACATAGCAATGAAGGATTATTGTTTGTTTCAGTTTTAACACATCCTACAACTGGCGGTGTGTCAGCAAGTTTTGCTTCTGTTGGAGATATTAATATTGCTGAACCAAAAGCATTGATCGGTTTTGCAGGACGTCGCGTAATCGAACAAACAGTTCGCGAAAAACTGCCAGAAGATTTCCAAACAGCCGAGTTTTTGCTGGCACATGGACAATTAGATGCAGTTGTACATCGCGAATCAATGCAACAGACATTGGCCACCATTGTGCGCCTTCATACGAAAGGAGCGGTCACGAATGGTTAA
- the accA gene encoding acetyl-CoA carboxylase carboxyl transferase subunit alpha — protein MVKKNGKKTLAFEEPLIQLRAKISELKEYTKNAEVDLSSEITSLEERFSKLEEEIYENMKPWDRVQVARHPERPTTLDYIPMIFDDFIELHGDRLYGDDEAIVSGIGSFHGQPITIIGHQRGKDTKENVRRNFGMPHPEGYRKALRLMKQAEKFKRPIICLIDTKGAYPGKAAEERGQSEAIARNLVEMAGLEVPVLSIVIGEGGSGGALALGVGNQILMLENSTFSVISPEGAASILWKDPALAKTAAEAMKITAPDLLEMKIIEHMIPEVRGGAHHDPQKQASIISEAIRRSLEELNGLSGEELVDQRYRKFKAIGVFSE, from the coding sequence ATGGTTAAAAAGAATGGCAAAAAAACATTGGCATTTGAAGAACCGCTTATTCAATTACGAGCGAAGATTTCAGAGCTAAAAGAATACACAAAAAATGCCGAAGTGGATTTGAGCTCTGAAATCACTTCCTTAGAAGAGCGATTTTCAAAACTTGAAGAAGAGATTTATGAAAACATGAAACCATGGGATCGTGTTCAAGTAGCGCGCCACCCAGAACGTCCAACGACGCTTGATTACATTCCAATGATTTTTGATGATTTTATCGAATTGCATGGAGATCGACTTTATGGAGACGATGAAGCTATTGTTAGTGGTATTGGCTCTTTCCACGGACAGCCCATAACAATTATTGGTCATCAGCGTGGCAAAGATACCAAAGAAAACGTTCGACGAAATTTTGGTATGCCGCATCCAGAAGGCTACCGAAAAGCATTGCGTCTAATGAAACAAGCTGAAAAATTCAAGCGCCCAATCATTTGTTTAATTGATACGAAAGGTGCATATCCCGGTAAGGCTGCAGAAGAGCGTGGTCAAAGTGAAGCAATCGCTCGTAATTTAGTTGAAATGGCAGGACTTGAAGTTCCTGTGTTATCCATTGTAATTGGCGAAGGTGGCAGTGGCGGGGCACTCGCATTAGGTGTGGGAAATCAAATTTTAATGTTAGAAAACTCAACGTTTTCTGTCATATCTCCAGAAGGAGCTGCGTCAATTCTTTGGAAAGATCCAGCACTTGCAAAAACGGCTGCAGAAGCGATGAAAATCACAGCACCTGATTTACTAGAAATGAAGATCATCGAACACATGATTCCTGAAGTTCGTGGAGGTGCGCACCACGATCCGCAAAAACAAGCTTCTATTATTTCAGAAGCGATTAGACGTTCATTAGAAGAATTGAATGGCTTATCAGGAGAAGAATTGGTTGATCAACGCTATAGAAAATTTAAAGCAATTGGTGTATTCAGCGAATAA
- the pfkA gene encoding 6-phosphofructokinase: MKKIGVLTSGGDSPGMNAAVRAVVRKGIFHGVEVAGIYSGYQGLIEGTIKTLEAGDVGDIIQRGGTKLYSARCEEFRTEAGQLKAIENMEKEGLEGLVVIGGDGSYHGAMALTKRGFPCVGVPGTIDNDIPGTDYTIGFDTALNTVIEAIDKIRDTATSHERTFIIEVMGRDAGDLALWAGLAGGAETILIPEESYNIDDMIERLQKGRNRGKRHSIIIVAEGVMGGNELKMLIKEKADIETRVSVLGHIQRGGSPTARDRVLGSLFGAHAVEVLLEGHGGRAIGMKNHQVIDYDMTEAFTTEHKADMSLYTLSKELAI, from the coding sequence ATGAAAAAAATTGGAGTGTTAACTAGTGGAGGAGATTCGCCGGGCATGAATGCAGCTGTCCGTGCAGTCGTCCGAAAAGGAATTTTTCATGGAGTCGAAGTAGCTGGAATTTATTCAGGTTACCAAGGACTGATTGAAGGCACGATCAAAACGTTAGAGGCTGGAGACGTTGGTGATATTATTCAACGTGGAGGCACTAAATTGTATTCAGCTCGCTGCGAAGAGTTTCGCACCGAAGCTGGCCAATTAAAAGCTATAGAAAATATGGAAAAAGAAGGTCTTGAAGGGCTGGTTGTTATCGGTGGAGATGGATCTTATCATGGAGCTATGGCTTTAACAAAAAGAGGCTTTCCATGTGTGGGTGTACCGGGAACTATTGATAATGATATTCCAGGAACAGACTATACAATTGGCTTTGACACGGCATTGAATACGGTCATCGAGGCAATCGATAAAATCCGTGACACAGCAACAAGCCATGAACGCACATTCATCATCGAAGTGATGGGGCGCGATGCAGGGGATTTAGCGTTATGGGCTGGTCTTGCAGGCGGAGCCGAAACTATTTTAATTCCAGAAGAAAGTTACAATATCGATGACATGATTGAACGTTTGCAAAAAGGTCGCAATCGTGGAAAACGTCACAGCATCATCATTGTTGCTGAAGGTGTTATGGGCGGAAATGAATTAAAAATGCTGATAAAAGAAAAAGCCGATATTGAAACACGCGTTTCCGTACTCGGCCACATTCAACGCGGTGGATCACCAACGGCGCGAGATCGTGTTCTAGGTAGTTTGTTTGGTGCACATGCAGTGGAAGTCCTCTTAGAAGGTCACGGAGGAAGGGCGATTGGCATGAAGAATCACCAAGTGATAGACTATGATATGACAGAGGCGTTTACAACTGAACACAAAGCAGATATGAGTTTGTATACATTGTCTAAAGAATTAGCAATTTAA
- the pyk gene encoding pyruvate kinase yields the protein MRKTKIVCTIGPASESPEMLDRLIEAGMNVARLNFSHGNHEEHAVRIQRIRQAAEKANKIVGILLDTKGPEIRTHQMKDDSIELVTGQSIEISMSEVEGTAERFSITYEQLIEDVNIGSVILLDDGLIELRVESLDTANGIINTIVENAGTLKSKKGVNVPGVSVQLPGITEKDAQDILFGIKQNVDFVAASFVRRSSDVMEIRGLLEKNEGSHIQIIPKIENREGVDNIDEIILVSDGLMVARGDLGVEIPPEEVPLVQKSLIEKCNSAGKPVITATQMLDSMQRNPRPTRAEASDVANAIFDGTDAIMLSGETAAGIYPVESVKTMDRIAETTEAALNYKQIVSNRRKEKESNMTEAIGQAVAYTALNLKVQAIIAPTESGTTAKMISKYRPGAPIIAVTSAERPARKLTLVWGVQPIIGASVHSTDELLENAVDESLKHGYVKHGDLVVITAGVPVGHAGTTNLMKVHVIGDILAKGQGIGKTVAFAEAVVVRNAEEALAIDTEGKIIVTVGTDREMMPAINKCAGIITEEGGLTSHAAVVGLSLGIPVIVGVSEATSLIKNNYEITMDSDSGIVYHGHASVL from the coding sequence TTGAGAAAAACGAAAATTGTCTGCACCATTGGGCCAGCAAGTGAATCACCTGAAATGTTAGATCGATTGATTGAAGCAGGAATGAACGTAGCCCGCTTAAACTTTTCCCATGGTAATCATGAAGAACATGCTGTACGCATCCAACGTATTCGTCAAGCGGCTGAAAAAGCGAATAAAATCGTCGGGATTTTATTAGATACAAAAGGTCCAGAAATCCGTACTCATCAAATGAAAGATGACTCGATTGAATTAGTAACGGGTCAAAGTATCGAAATTTCAATGTCAGAAGTAGAAGGAACTGCTGAGCGTTTTTCTATTACGTATGAACAACTAATCGAAGACGTCAACATAGGGTCAGTCATTCTACTAGATGATGGATTAATTGAATTGCGTGTTGAAAGTTTAGATACTGCAAATGGAATTATCAATACAATCGTTGAAAATGCTGGAACATTAAAAAGTAAAAAAGGCGTTAACGTTCCAGGGGTATCTGTTCAACTGCCTGGAATCACAGAAAAAGATGCACAGGATATTCTATTCGGAATCAAACAAAATGTTGATTTTGTAGCTGCTTCATTTGTTAGAAGAAGTTCAGATGTTATGGAGATTCGTGGTTTGCTAGAAAAAAATGAAGGTTCGCATATTCAAATTATTCCGAAAATCGAAAACCGTGAAGGTGTCGATAACATTGACGAAATTATTTTAGTATCTGATGGGTTAATGGTTGCGCGTGGCGATTTGGGTGTCGAAATTCCTCCTGAAGAAGTCCCGTTAGTTCAAAAATCATTGATCGAAAAATGCAATAGTGCGGGTAAACCGGTAATTACAGCAACTCAAATGCTCGATTCGATGCAACGCAACCCGCGTCCAACTCGTGCTGAAGCAAGCGATGTAGCGAACGCTATTTTTGATGGCACAGATGCCATTATGCTGTCGGGTGAAACAGCTGCAGGAATTTATCCAGTTGAATCTGTCAAAACGATGGACCGCATTGCTGAAACGACAGAAGCTGCATTAAACTATAAGCAAATTGTTTCCAACAGAAGAAAAGAAAAAGAGTCGAATATGACAGAAGCGATTGGTCAAGCAGTGGCTTATACAGCTTTGAATTTGAAAGTTCAAGCGATTATTGCTCCAACTGAAAGCGGAACAACTGCTAAAATGATTTCTAAATACCGTCCAGGAGCACCCATTATCGCAGTCACATCTGCAGAGCGTCCAGCACGTAAATTAACGCTAGTATGGGGAGTTCAACCGATTATTGGTGCTTCAGTTCACTCAACAGATGAATTGCTAGAAAATGCAGTAGACGAAAGTTTAAAGCATGGCTACGTAAAGCACGGAGATTTAGTTGTTATTACAGCGGGTGTTCCAGTAGGACACGCAGGTACAACAAACTTGATGAAAGTCCATGTGATTGGAGATATCTTGGCAAAAGGTCAAGGAATTGGTAAAACTGTTGCTTTTGCTGAAGCTGTGGTTGTTCGAAATGCAGAAGAGGCTTTAGCTATCGATACGGAAGGTAAAATTATCGTTACGGTTGGAACAGATCGCGAAATGATGCCAGCCATCAACAAATGCGCAGGAATTATTACAGAAGAAGGCGGACTAACGAGCCATGCTGCCGTAGTTGGCTTAAGTCTCGGAATTCCGGTCATTGTTGGTGTTAGCGAAGCTACTTCACTTATCAAAAACAATTATGAAATAACGATGGATTCAGATTCAGGCATTGTCTATCATGGCCATGCTAGCGTTCTGTAA
- a CDS encoding FxsA family protein, giving the protein MMKWIFLALIIVPSLELALLIWAGGKLGFFATMAIIVATGLLGAFLAKKQGMKAFRDIQSGMNSFQAPGEQLLNAAFVLVGGVLLLTPGFITDAVGFTLLFNPTQKIYKPFIYKLIHKKMKNTRVIVG; this is encoded by the coding sequence ATGATGAAATGGATTTTCTTGGCCTTAATTATTGTACCATCTCTTGAATTAGCTTTATTAATTTGGGCAGGGGGCAAGCTTGGATTTTTCGCGACCATGGCAATCATTGTCGCAACTGGTTTACTTGGTGCTTTTCTTGCTAAAAAACAGGGCATGAAAGCATTCCGAGATATTCAAAGTGGCATGAATAGTTTTCAGGCTCCTGGTGAACAGTTGTTAAATGCGGCTTTTGTTTTAGTCGGAGGCGTATTATTGCTAACACCTGGATTTATCACAGACGCAGTTGGTTTTACACTGTTATTTAATCCAACGCAGAAAATCTATAAGCCATTTATCTATAAGCTGATCCATAAAAAAATGAAAAACACTCGGGTTATTGTAGGATAA
- the citZ gene encoding citrate synthase, giving the protein MTSSKGLEGVVATQSAISSIIDDTLTYVGYDIDDLAVNASFEEVIYLLWHQRLPKAEELAELKQQLADNMAVPQAVLDHFKTYDIKSVHPMAALRTAVSMLGLFDEEAEVMEPAANYRKAIKIQAKISTLVTAFGRIRNGQEPIAPKSDLSFAANFLYMLSGNVPEAIEEEAFNKALVLHADHELNASTFTARVAVATLSDVYSGVTAAIGALKGPLHGGANEQVMKMLTEISSVDNVEKVINEKLANKEKIMGFGHRVYRKGDPRAKHLREMSRKLTKIRGEEKWYDMSVKIDEIVTGQKDLPPNVDFYSASVYHSLNIEHDLFTPVFALSRTSGWLAHIQEQYSNNRLIRPRAEYIGPGLQAYVPVEER; this is encoded by the coding sequence ATGACATCATCAAAAGGTTTAGAAGGTGTAGTAGCAACGCAATCCGCGATCAGCTCGATCATTGATGACACACTTACATATGTTGGCTATGATATCGATGATTTAGCCGTCAATGCTAGCTTTGAAGAAGTAATTTATTTGTTGTGGCATCAACGCTTGCCAAAAGCTGAAGAATTGGCAGAACTAAAGCAACAACTAGCAGACAATATGGCGGTTCCACAAGCTGTACTTGATCACTTTAAAACATACGATATTAAAAGTGTGCATCCAATGGCAGCACTTCGCACAGCTGTTTCAATGCTTGGTTTGTTTGATGAAGAAGCAGAAGTTATGGAACCTGCAGCTAACTATCGTAAAGCCATTAAAATTCAAGCGAAAATTTCGACTTTGGTTACTGCTTTTGGACGTATTCGCAACGGCCAAGAACCAATCGCACCAAAATCAGACTTGAGCTTTGCTGCAAACTTCCTATACATGTTGTCTGGCAACGTGCCAGAAGCAATTGAAGAAGAAGCATTTAACAAAGCATTAGTACTTCACGCTGATCACGAGTTAAATGCATCAACATTCACAGCTCGTGTGGCAGTAGCGACATTGTCTGATGTCTATTCAGGCGTAACAGCTGCAATTGGCGCGTTAAAAGGACCTCTTCACGGCGGCGCAAACGAGCAAGTAATGAAAATGCTCACTGAAATCAGTTCGGTCGACAATGTAGAAAAAGTTATCAACGAAAAGTTAGCTAATAAAGAAAAAATCATGGGCTTTGGTCATCGTGTTTATCGCAAAGGCGATCCACGTGCAAAGCATTTGCGTGAAATGTCTCGAAAACTGACGAAAATCCGAGGCGAAGAAAAATGGTATGACATGTCGGTGAAAATCGATGAAATCGTTACAGGCCAGAAAGACCTTCCGCCAAACGTAGATTTCTACTCAGCTTCTGTGTACCACAGCTTAAACATCGAACATGATTTATTTACACCTGTTTTTGCATTATCGCGTACATCGGGCTGGCTGGCTCATATTCAAGAGCAGTATTCAAACAACCGCCTAATTCGTCCGCGTGCGGAATACATCGGACCTGGTTTGCAAGCTTATGTACCTGTTGAAGAAAGATAA